In one window of Rhizobium oryzihabitans DNA:
- the nrdI gene encoding class Ib ribonucleoside-diphosphate reductase assembly flavoprotein NrdI yields MGLIVYYSSRSENTHRFLQKLGRRLFRLPLGAEEEVPHVSEPYVLVTPTYGGGGTKGAVPKPVIRFLNEPSNRNLIRGVIAAGNTNFGAAFASAGDIVSRKCAVPFLYRFELLGTEEDVANVKHGLERFWTR; encoded by the coding sequence ATGGGGCTGATCGTCTATTATTCCAGCCGGTCCGAAAACACGCATCGCTTCCTTCAGAAACTGGGACGACGATTGTTTCGCCTGCCGCTGGGTGCCGAGGAGGAGGTGCCGCATGTGTCGGAACCCTATGTACTCGTCACCCCCACCTATGGGGGCGGCGGCACGAAAGGGGCCGTGCCGAAACCGGTGATCCGGTTCTTGAACGAGCCCTCCAACCGAAACCTCATTCGCGGCGTCATCGCGGCGGGAAACACGAATTTTGGCGCAGCTTTCGCATCCGCCGGAGATATCGTCTCGCGCAAATGCGCGGTGCCGTTTCTCTATCGCTTCGAGCTTCTCGGCACGGAGGAAGATGTCGCCAATGTCAAACATGGATTGGAACGATTTTGGACACGCTGA
- the nrdH gene encoding glutaredoxin-like protein NrdH, whose product MTVTVYSKPACVQCTATYRALDRIGVSYEIVDISEDADALDHVRGLGYMQVPVVVAGERHWAGFRPDMIGSIS is encoded by the coding sequence ATGACCGTCACCGTTTACAGCAAGCCCGCCTGCGTCCAATGCACCGCCACCTATCGCGCACTCGATCGCATTGGCGTGAGCTATGAGATCGTCGATATTTCCGAAGATGCGGATGCGCTCGATCACGTTCGCGGCCTTGGTTACATGCAGGTTCCGGTGGTCGTCGCCGGCGAGCGCCACTGGGCGGGTTTCCGTCCAGATATGATCGGCTCGATCAGCTGA
- a CDS encoding ATP-binding cassette domain-containing protein has product MAKEPILTARNLVKRYGRVTALDHADFDLYPGEILAVIGDNGAGKSSLIKAISGAVTPDEGEIRLEGQPVQFRSPIEARKAGIETVYQNLALSPALSIADNMFLGREIRKPGIQGSLFRALDRPAMEKFAREKLSELGLMTIQNINQAVETLSGGQRQGVAVARAAAFGSKVVILDEPTAALGVKESRRVLELILDVRSRGLPIVLISHNMPHVFEVADRIHIHRLGKRLCVINPKDYTMSDAVAFMTGAKEAPKETLAA; this is encoded by the coding sequence ATGGCAAAAGAACCCATTCTCACAGCACGCAATCTCGTCAAGCGTTATGGTCGCGTGACCGCTCTCGACCATGCCGATTTCGATCTCTATCCGGGCGAAATCCTGGCGGTGATCGGCGATAACGGCGCCGGCAAATCCTCTCTCATCAAGGCGATTTCCGGCGCGGTGACACCCGATGAAGGGGAAATCCGACTGGAGGGCCAGCCCGTCCAATTCCGCTCGCCGATCGAGGCGCGCAAGGCTGGCATCGAGACCGTCTATCAGAACCTCGCGCTCTCACCGGCGCTTTCCATAGCCGACAATATGTTCCTCGGCCGGGAAATCCGAAAACCCGGAATTCAGGGAAGCCTGTTTCGGGCGCTGGACCGACCGGCCATGGAAAAATTCGCCCGCGAGAAACTGTCGGAACTCGGCCTGATGACGATCCAGAACATCAATCAGGCGGTGGAAACCCTGTCCGGTGGCCAGCGTCAGGGTGTCGCCGTGGCGCGCGCGGCCGCCTTTGGTTCCAAGGTCGTCATCCTCGACGAGCCGACCGCAGCACTCGGCGTCAAGGAAAGCCGCCGCGTTCTGGAGCTTATTCTGGATGTGCGCTCGCGCGGGTTGCCGATCGTTCTCATCTCGCACAACATGCCGCATGTTTTCGAGGTTGCGGATCGCATCCATATCCACCGGCTGGGCAAGCGCCTGTGCGTCATCAATCCGAAGGATTACACCATGTCCGACGCCGTTGCCTTCATGACCGGCGCCAAGGAAGCGCCAAAGGAAACGCTTGCCGCATGA
- a CDS encoding ABC transporter permease → MSDQPVRAQPHNEFEKVLSESSTQVAAFDTHDKSTLEKFQHFLHSSPAAVPLIVLVLSLTVFGLLLGGKFFSAFSLTLILQQVAIVGIVGAAQSLVILTAGIDLSVGAIMVLSSVVMGQFTFRYGLPAELAILCGLAVGAFCGFINGILVSRMRLPPFIVTLGMWQIVLATNFLYSANETIRAQDIAQQAPILQFFGANIRFGNAVFTYGVIAMVLLVALLWYVLNRTAWGRHLYAVGDDPDAAELAGVNVKRMLTTVYTLSGLICAFAGWALIGRIGSVSPTAGQFANIESITAVVIGGLSLFGGRGSIMGMIFGALIVGVFSLGLRLIGTDPQWTYLLIGVLIIMAVAIDQWIRKVAG, encoded by the coding sequence ATGAGCGATCAGCCGGTGCGGGCTCAGCCGCATAATGAATTCGAAAAAGTGCTCTCGGAAAGTTCGACGCAGGTCGCCGCTTTCGACACGCATGACAAGAGTACGCTGGAAAAATTTCAGCATTTTCTCCATTCCAGCCCGGCCGCCGTGCCGCTTATCGTTCTGGTGCTGTCGCTGACTGTTTTCGGCCTGCTCCTCGGCGGCAAGTTCTTTTCGGCCTTTTCGCTGACCCTCATCCTGCAGCAGGTGGCGATCGTCGGCATCGTCGGCGCGGCGCAGTCGCTGGTCATCCTGACGGCGGGTATCGATCTCTCGGTCGGTGCGATCATGGTTCTGTCCTCCGTCGTCATGGGGCAGTTCACCTTCCGCTACGGTTTGCCGGCGGAGCTTGCCATTCTCTGCGGCCTTGCCGTTGGCGCATTCTGCGGTTTCATCAACGGCATCCTGGTTTCGCGCATGCGGCTGCCGCCTTTCATCGTCACGCTCGGCATGTGGCAGATCGTCCTGGCGACCAACTTCCTCTACTCCGCCAATGAGACGATCCGCGCCCAGGACATCGCCCAGCAGGCGCCGATCCTGCAATTCTTCGGCGCCAATATCCGTTTTGGCAATGCGGTCTTCACCTATGGCGTCATAGCCATGGTTCTGCTCGTCGCCTTGCTCTGGTATGTGCTCAACCGAACCGCCTGGGGCCGTCATCTTTATGCGGTGGGTGACGATCCGGATGCCGCCGAACTTGCCGGCGTCAACGTCAAGCGCATGCTGACGACGGTTTACACGCTCTCCGGTCTCATCTGCGCCTTCGCTGGCTGGGCCCTCATCGGCCGTATCGGTTCGGTTTCGCCGACAGCCGGTCAATTTGCCAATATCGAATCCATCACTGCGGTGGTTATCGGCGGCCTGTCGCTGTTCGGTGGGCGCGGCTCCATCATGGGCATGATTTTCGGCGCCCTGATCGTCGGCGTCTTCTCGCTCGGCCTCCGGCTTATCGGAACAGACCCGCAATGGACCTATCTGTTGATCGGCGTCCTCATCATCATGGCTGTCGCAATCGACCAGTGGATCAGAAAGGTAGCAGGCTGA
- a CDS encoding sugar ABC transporter substrate-binding protein has product MKTTVSALLGALALGVSFASVASAADTSVCLITKTDTNPFFVKMKEGATAKAKELGVTLKSYAGKIDGDSESQVAAIETCIADGAKGILITASDTKGIVPAVQKARDAGLLVIALDTPLEPVDAADSTFATDNLLAGELIGKWAAGTLGDKAKDAKIAFLNLTPSQPTVDVLRNQGFMKGFGIDVKDINKIGDENDPRIVGHDVTNGNEEGGRAAMENLLQKDPTINVVHTINEPAAAGAYEALKAVGREKDVLIVSVDGGCPGVKNVAEGVIGATSQQYPLLMAALGVEAVKKFADTGEKPKPTEGKNFVDTGVTLVTDKPVKGLDSIDTKEGLNKCWG; this is encoded by the coding sequence ATGAAGACCACTGTTTCCGCTCTTCTGGGCGCGCTTGCGCTTGGCGTTTCTTTCGCTTCCGTCGCGTCCGCCGCCGATACGTCGGTGTGCCTCATCACCAAAACAGATACCAATCCCTTTTTCGTCAAGATGAAGGAAGGTGCGACCGCCAAGGCTAAAGAACTCGGCGTGACGCTGAAATCCTATGCCGGCAAGATCGACGGTGATTCCGAAAGCCAGGTTGCTGCCATCGAGACCTGCATCGCCGATGGCGCCAAGGGTATCCTGATCACCGCATCCGACACCAAGGGCATCGTTCCGGCCGTGCAGAAGGCGCGTGACGCCGGTCTTCTGGTCATCGCTCTCGATACACCTCTGGAGCCCGTAGATGCCGCCGATTCCACTTTCGCCACCGACAATCTTCTGGCCGGTGAACTGATCGGCAAATGGGCGGCCGGCACCCTCGGCGACAAGGCCAAGGACGCGAAAATCGCCTTCCTCAACCTCACCCCCTCCCAGCCGACTGTGGATGTGCTGCGCAATCAGGGCTTCATGAAGGGCTTTGGCATTGATGTGAAGGACATCAACAAGATCGGCGATGAGAACGATCCCCGCATCGTTGGCCATGACGTCACCAATGGCAACGAGGAAGGTGGCCGTGCGGCCATGGAAAACCTCCTGCAGAAGGATCCGACCATCAACGTCGTTCACACCATCAATGAGCCCGCAGCTGCCGGTGCTTACGAGGCGCTGAAAGCGGTCGGTCGTGAAAAGGACGTGCTGATCGTGTCCGTTGATGGCGGTTGCCCGGGTGTCAAGAACGTTGCTGAAGGCGTGATCGGCGCGACCTCGCAGCAATATCCGCTGCTGATGGCGGCGCTCGGCGTGGAAGCCGTCAAGAAGTTCGCCGATACGGGTGAAAAGCCGAAGCCAACCGAAGGCAAGAACTTCGTCGATACCGGCGTGACGCTGGTGACCGACAAGCCGGTCAAGGGCCTCGATTCCATCGACACGAAGGAAGGTCTCAACAAGTGCTGGGGCTGA
- a CDS encoding ROK family transcriptional regulator yields MRQSVETAPPTPPTTMDMSGGANQIGVRAYNERLVLSLVRRHGGLSKAEISRLCGLSAQTVSVIMRSLEKDGLLIRGERLRGKVGQPSTPMRLNPDAVFSFGVKIGRRSVDLVLMDFVGRIRLKLRRTYPYPMPEWILPFVTEGITELETKLSPAERQKIAGVGIAAPFELWNWAQEVGAPQIEMERWRGVDIRSEIAENVSYPVFLQNDATSACGAELVFGAGQNYADFLYIFIGSFIGGGVVLNSALFSGKTGTAGAIGPLPVQGQDGNTVQLLKIASIFVLENMLREKDIDPRPLWFSPDEWIDFGEPLESWITKTAAALAQAVIAAASIIDFSSVIIDGGFPGWVRTRIVAATRLALKHHDLQGVTLPEIIEGVVGSQARAIGGASLPLFSRYLIDQNVLFKDTTG; encoded by the coding sequence ATGAGACAATCTGTCGAGACGGCGCCGCCAACGCCGCCCACCACCATGGATATGAGCGGCGGCGCCAACCAGATCGGGGTGCGCGCCTATAATGAGCGGCTCGTGCTTTCCCTCGTTCGCCGTCATGGCGGATTGTCGAAGGCTGAAATCTCCAGGCTCTGTGGTCTCTCGGCACAGACCGTCTCCGTCATCATGCGCTCACTCGAAAAGGATGGTCTTCTCATTCGTGGTGAAAGGCTGCGCGGCAAGGTGGGGCAGCCATCCACACCGATGCGCCTCAACCCCGACGCCGTGTTCTCTTTCGGCGTCAAGATCGGCCGGCGCAGCGTCGATCTCGTGCTTATGGATTTTGTCGGCCGGATCAGGCTCAAGCTGCGCAGAACCTATCCCTACCCCATGCCGGAATGGATATTGCCCTTTGTGACAGAGGGCATAACGGAACTCGAAACGAAGCTGTCTCCCGCCGAACGCCAGAAAATTGCGGGCGTCGGCATCGCCGCGCCATTTGAGTTGTGGAACTGGGCGCAGGAGGTGGGTGCACCGCAAATTGAAATGGAACGGTGGCGGGGCGTCGATATCCGCTCGGAAATTGCCGAAAATGTCAGCTATCCGGTTTTCCTGCAGAATGATGCCACCAGCGCCTGTGGCGCCGAACTGGTTTTTGGCGCGGGCCAGAACTATGCGGACTTTCTCTATATCTTTATCGGCTCCTTCATCGGCGGTGGCGTTGTTTTGAATTCGGCGCTGTTTTCCGGAAAGACGGGAACGGCCGGCGCGATCGGCCCCCTGCCGGTGCAGGGGCAGGATGGTAATACGGTTCAGCTTCTGAAGATCGCGTCGATCTTCGTTCTGGAAAACATGCTGCGCGAAAAGGACATCGATCCGCGCCCCCTCTGGTTTTCACCCGACGAATGGATCGATTTTGGTGAGCCGCTGGAAAGCTGGATCACCAAAACCGCCGCCGCACTAGCTCAGGCCGTCATTGCCGCCGCCTCCATCATCGATTTTTCCAGCGTGATCATCGATGGCGGTTTTCCCGGCTGGGTCAGAACCCGAATAGTTGCCGCCACCCGGCTCGCCCTCAAGCACCACGATCTTCAGGGCGTCACATTGCCGGAGATCATCGAAGGCGTGGTTGGCAGCCAGGCCCGGGCGATCGGGGGAGCAAGCCTACCGCTGTTTTCCCGATATCTCATCGATCAGAACGTGCTGTTCAAGGATACGACAGGCTGA